One genomic region from Jilunia laotingensis encodes:
- a CDS encoding AraC family transcriptional regulator yields the protein MTIDEIAERSGFNSISTFHQIFLKQTGMTPLQFKKIAQR from the coding sequence ATGACTATTGACGAAATAGCCGAGCGTTCAGGCTTTAATTCTATTTCTACCTTCCACCAGATCTTCCTCAAACAAACCGGAATGACCCCTCTGCAATTCAAGAAGATAGCACAACGATAA